The genome window TGTCTAGCCACCGCACTTGCTCGATTAATTTCTTCCGCTCATCTTTATCTTCTGCTGCTAGAAAATCGATTGGATTATTCTTAGAATAATCGGAACCACCAGACCTCATATTGCCATCGAAGGGCAGCTGCTTATCTTCTCTTTCGACCAGTTCAATTAGTGGATTTTCTAATTCCTGTTCTCGAATAAACTGATATAAGTCAATGGTTGAATATTGTAATAGTGAGATTGCCTGCCTTAACTCCACGGTCATCATCAGATTGAGTTTTTGCTTTTGTTGAAGTACAAGTTCCAATACCATTCCCTCCATTGATGAGATACCTTTGTTACTTTCGTGTATATAACTCGACTTTACTGTAAGCGTTATCATTTATTTTCATTATAATATAAGTACTCATAAAATTCGAGTGGTATTTGAAAGTTTAACAATCGGGACAAAGGGACAGGTACCACGTCCCATGTGCACAATTCTTTTAATTTATGGTAGATACTATACTCTTAGTTCTTTTTCTTTCCTAAAAAGGCTCTAACCCTTTGAAGTAAAGAGTTAAAGCCTTTCATTTTAATTCATCCGTTAATCTCCAGGTGTTTGCATTGTCTAAACACTTCCATAAAATGAGACAAACCAAATAATCGTTATAATCGTATTCAAAATAATTGTAATTGAATGCTTCAGCAGCGATTTACCTCAACAGCTCAAGCATTTCCTGCGCACTATATACTACTTTATCTGCTACCACACTATTCTTTACACTAGCCCTTTTACGGTGGTTCATCCAAACTGCATTCCACCCAGCCTGTTTAGCACCAACAATATCATTAGCAAATGAATCACCGACATAGACTGTTGTTTCCTTGTTTAATCCTAGTCTGCTTTCAATGAATTGAAAAACTTCTATTGCTGGTTTGGCATGGCCAACCGTACCTGAAATAAAGATATTTTCTTTTGGAATCCATCTTTCTAAATTCAGCTGCCTTATTTTCATCGATTGATGTCCTTCTGCTCCATTTGTCAAAATAGCGAGCTGCTTCCCTTGTTTGTGCAGTGTTTCCAACAGTTCTTCCACTTCATCAAATAACACAATTTTATTTTGCTCAACTACGTATGCCTCCTGGAATTCCATTGCTTCCTCATCATTCATTACGATACCGAACTCAGCACACGCATCTTTAATACGACGGATATGCATTTCTCGCTCCGTTAATTTCCCAGCTACTTTTTCATCAAATAATGCATCACTATGCTTACGGTTTGCTATGTAAAGCCTATCAAGTTCCTCATCTGTAAGTGACACTTTTAAAACCTTTTTGCATGTATTTATAAACGATAATGCTTGATCGTATAATGTATCATCTACATCAAAAATAATAGTATCCATTCTATCAACCTCCACTTCTATCATACCTTCTAAAATGAATGTCGTATAGAGTGGAAAATTACTTTAATATTAATATTTGTGAAAACAAAATTAGAATCAGCATCGAATAAAATAGGCTAAGTGTTGCTAACACTCAGCCTAAGCCACATGAACTGCGGCTGAACTTGTATAGTAACTCAAAGATTTTTTCACATCTCCCAGAGGAGTATCACCTGATCTTATTTAATATTTCCTCAGGCACCAGTTCCCTTAAACTACTATTGTCCGTGTTCTCCAGTACTGAAACCAAAGCATAAAATTGGGAAAACTTATATTCGAGCTCATCTGCGTCTGTTGGATATTCTTCTACATAAAGCTGTGTAAGTTCCAGTGCAACATCAAGCTTGCTTCTTTGAGTTGTTGGTAATATATTATTATTCGACATTTCCTCACCCCTTTAGTATTAATATTCTTTATTAGTTGTTAAAAACCCTACTTAATTTTGAACTGAAAATACTTTCTTAATTATTCTGTTGTGAAACGCAACAACAAACTTTCGACATATTATGACAAAAACCAAGGAGTGACAGGCACCTAACTCCTTCTAGAAAAGAGTTTCTTCTTAATGTTTAGGTAGTTTTCTATTTCAAAAATTAAATAGAAAAGATTCGCTCTTATTTCGAATTCTTCCCTTGTCTTTGGCAGCTCCGTTTCGCGGATGGATGCCATACACTCCTCTAACTTATGTAGTGAGCTGTCCGTTGTATCTCCTGAATGAACGTTTTGGCTTAAATAAGCAAGGAATTCCGCAAACATTTCTTTCTGCTCTACATGCAGATCCGAAGAAGAAACAATCGCAACGATTTTTACCATATGTTTTAGAAGTTCCAATTGATCCTCTCGCATTTCAAGATAATAATAATCTTTATTTAGCTTCCTTAATATGTGATTTTCAACATCTTGTATGGCAATGCTTTTAGCTTGATTAATGATTTCCTCTACTTCAAGAATTTCCTTCCCGTTCCAGTTTCGTTCACTATCTCTTAAATAAGCAGAGAATTCATATAGAATCGCACTAAACTTATGCTCAATCTTTTTCTTAAAAGTTTCGATATCTCTTTTAAAATTTGGCATAAAACTGTTGACTAGCAAGGCAATTCCCATGCCTATGAAAATAATATAGAGTTCGTTCAGAAAGATATCCAAGTTGGCATCCTTCACTGTATAAATATGTAAAACAACTACCATACTTGTGACAAAACCTGCTTGTATACGGGCTTTCACAAGGATTGGAACAAACAATAAAATAAAGAAGGAAAAGACAATTGGATTATAACCAAATACTTCAAAAAAGACTGCACCAAGAAACAAGGATAATAGTGACGCAAAGAACTTTTTTTGTATTGTATTTAATGTCTTTTTCTTTGTCTTCTCGATACACATTATGACGATGATAGCTGCAAATGTTGCAAATTCCAGATCGAGTAAACTCGCAATCCAAATTGCAAGCCCAGCTCCTACAGCAGTCTTCAACGTCCTATAGCCCATGCCAACCATATGAAGCACCATCCTGTTGTTTAATAAGTAAATGTTTGCATATTTCTTTAGAAACTGCAAGTCTTTATTATAATTAGAGCTATTCAGGATGTATGGAATAGATTGAATGCTCGTCACAAAAAAGACTAGAACAAAATTATTCTGTTCTAGCCTTCTTAGAGAAATCATTATATTCAGTTGCTACTGTATTTTGTCATATTATTAAAACCTAATAGCTTACAGATTTTAGACATATCATGACAAAAACCGGGAAGTGACAGGGACTTAAGATCATTTTAAAGATGCAACAGTGTCCTTATTCTCTTTACTATTTTGTAGCTTTAAGAGATCTAAGAAATGATCGTCCCGTGTATGGATGGCTTTTTCACCATGATCATCATATTTGTAAAACCCTTGATTTGTTCGAATGCCGAGTTGATCATTTTCCACCATTTCCGATAAGAAAGAAGGAACTTCTCTTGTATTTGATAGATCTTCCATAATGTTGCCAACCATTGCTTTTGTTGTTTGCAGACCCGCTAAATCCTGGCTTTCTATTGGACCGCAGAAAGCCCATTTAAAGCCCATGCTTCCTTTCATAGCGATATCGATATCTTCAGCAGTAGCCACGCCGGTTTCAATTAAGTGAAACGCTTCGCGAAGCATCGCTACTTGAACACGGTTGACGATAAAGCCTGTAATCTCTTTTTTTAGAACTACTGGGGATTTTCCGATTTCCTTCATTAAATCATAAGTTGTATTTACGATGTTTTCATCTGTCTTATCGAATTTAACTATTTCCACAATTGGTACGAGCTGTGGCGGGTTAAAGAAATGAGTAATGATAAATCTCTCCGGATGCTTTGCCCTCCCCGTCAGGTCTTTCAATGGGAAAGTAGAAGTATTGGATGAAATAATCGTATTCTCAGAAACAACGCTCTCAATAATGTCATAAGTATCTAGTTTTTGTTCGAGAACTTCTGGAATTGATTCAAGAATGAAATCAGCATCCCGAATTGCTTCATGCAAATCGGTCGTATATGTGATACGGGCTAATGCCTGACTCATTTCATGTTCAGTCAGCATTT of Oceanobacillus zhaokaii contains these proteins:
- a CDS encoding HAD family hydrolase: MDTIIFDVDDTLYDQALSFINTCKKVLKVSLTDEELDRLYIANRKHSDALFDEKVAGKLTEREMHIRRIKDACAEFGIVMNDEEAMEFQEAYVVEQNKIVLFDEVEELLETLHKQGKQLAILTNGAEGHQSMKIRQLNLERWIPKENIFISGTVGHAKPAIEVFQFIESRLGLNKETTVYVGDSFANDIVGAKQAGWNAVWMNHRKRASVKNSVVADKVVYSAQEMLELLR
- a CDS encoding aromatic acid exporter family protein, whose product is MVGMGYRTLKTAVGAGLAIWIASLLDLEFATFAAIIVIMCIEKTKKKTLNTIQKKFFASLLSLFLGAVFFEVFGYNPIVFSFFILLFVPILVKARIQAGFVTSMVVVLHIYTVKDANLDIFLNELYIIFIGMGIALLVNSFMPNFKRDIETFKKKIEHKFSAILYEFSAYLRDSERNWNGKEILEVEEIINQAKSIAIQDVENHILRKLNKDYYYLEMREDQLELLKHMVKIVAIVSSSDLHVEQKEMFAEFLAYLSQNVHSGDTTDSSLHKLEECMASIRETELPKTREEFEIRANLFYLIFEIENYLNIKKKLFSRRS
- a CDS encoding 3-hydroxyacyl-CoA dehydrogenase family protein → MENITILGAGIMGHGAAQLFAQAGKNVRIRARRETSLEKASELITNSLKIMVEKEMLTEHEMSQALARITYTTDLHEAIRDADFILESIPEVLEQKLDTYDIIESVVSENTIISSNTSTFPLKDLTGRAKHPERFIITHFFNPPQLVPIVEIVKFDKTDENIVNTTYDLMKEIGKSPVVLKKEITGFIVNRVQVAMLREAFHLIETGVATAEDIDIAMKGSMGFKWAFCGPIESQDLAGLQTTKAMVGNIMEDLSNTREVPSFLSEMVENDQLGIRTNQGFYKYDDHGEKAIHTRDDHFLDLLKLQNSKENKDTVASLK